A single genomic interval of Acidovorax sp. 1608163 harbors:
- a CDS encoding D-serine ammonia-lyase, which yields MTSLECQPAVPSLPPDLRQNPILAVDALLSARLRNAQPALWTNAAVQAHPAPVLSALGRTISLDDTKAAAARLARFAGLLAQVFPELAETAGQVESPLLPADALQAAIGMAEGQGRLFIKADHSLPVAGSIKARGGMHEVLEFAEQLALQHGLVEEGGDYRTLATPAAREVLGRYQVAVGSTGNLGLSIGVVASALGFKAAVHMSADAKEWKKDRLRQRGVQVVEHQGDYERAVAAGRAQASADPTCHFVDDEQSFSLLLGYSAAALHLQTQLAEQGVAVDAEHPLIVYLPCGVGGAPAGIAFGLRQLLGPHVHCFFAEPVQSPCFMVQMLADATQGPGQHPSVYDWGLTNRTEADGLAVPRASLLAAALMQPLLSGVFTVADDTLFAHLVQVLDALKERIEPSAAAGFSGPGMLVGTTAGQAWLRSTGVDAVLRQATQLVWTTGGLLVPDAQYQGFVQRGRAVLAGRGSLPF from the coding sequence ATGACATCCCTTGAGTGCCAGCCTGCAGTGCCTTCCTTGCCCCCAGACCTTCGCCAGAACCCGATCCTTGCGGTAGATGCCTTGCTGTCAGCACGCCTGCGCAACGCCCAGCCTGCGCTTTGGACCAATGCCGCTGTGCAGGCCCACCCTGCGCCCGTGCTTTCGGCACTAGGGAGAACCATTAGTCTGGATGATACGAAAGCAGCCGCCGCCCGGTTGGCCCGCTTTGCCGGGTTGCTGGCGCAGGTGTTTCCCGAGTTGGCTGAGACGGCGGGCCAGGTGGAGTCGCCCTTGCTGCCCGCCGATGCTCTGCAGGCCGCCATCGGAATGGCCGAGGGACAAGGGCGCTTGTTTATCAAGGCTGACCACAGTTTGCCTGTGGCGGGCTCCATCAAAGCCAGGGGCGGCATGCACGAGGTGCTGGAGTTTGCCGAGCAACTGGCGCTGCAGCACGGGTTGGTTGAGGAAGGCGGTGATTACCGCACCCTGGCGACCCCGGCCGCGCGCGAGGTACTGGGGCGCTACCAGGTGGCGGTGGGCTCTACGGGCAACCTGGGGTTGAGCATTGGCGTGGTGGCATCGGCCCTGGGGTTCAAGGCGGCCGTGCACATGTCGGCCGACGCCAAAGAGTGGAAAAAAGACCGCTTGCGCCAGCGGGGTGTGCAGGTGGTGGAGCACCAGGGCGACTACGAGCGTGCCGTGGCGGCAGGTCGCGCCCAGGCCAGCGCCGACCCGACGTGCCATTTTGTGGACGATGAACAGTCTTTCTCGCTGTTGCTGGGCTACAGCGCTGCAGCCTTGCATTTGCAGACCCAATTGGCAGAGCAAGGGGTGGCGGTGGATGCCGAGCACCCGCTCATCGTGTACCTGCCTTGCGGTGTGGGCGGTGCGCCTGCGGGCATTGCGTTTGGCTTGCGCCAACTGCTGGGGCCACATGTGCACTGCTTTTTTGCCGAGCCCGTGCAGTCGCCATGCTTCATGGTGCAGATGCTGGCAGATGCCACGCAGGGCCCAGGGCAGCACCCGTCGGTGTATGACTGGGGCCTGACCAACCGCACAGAAGCCGACGGCTTGGCCGTGCCGCGCGCCTCGTTGCTGGCCGCAGCGCTGATGCAGCCCTTGCTGTCGGGTGTGTTCACCGTGGCCGACGACACTTTGTTTGCGCACCTGGTGCAGGTGCTGGATGCCTTGAAGGAACGCATCGAGCCGTCTGCTGCTGCGGGCTTCAGCGGCCCCGGCATGCTGGTGGGAACCACGGCCGGGCAGGCCTGGTTGCGCAGCACGGGCGTGGATGCCGTGCTGCGCCAAGCCACGCAGCTGGTGTGGACCACCGGTGGGCTGCTGGTGCCCGATGCGCAGTACCAGGGCTTTGTGCAGCGCGGGCGCGCTGTGCTGGCAGGGCGCGGATCGCTGCCGTTTTGA
- a CDS encoding LysR substrate-binding domain-containing protein — protein sequence MDIRLSPSLLAWLRSFDAAARHGSFTKAAAELCITQGAVSQQVKQLEEWLRRPLFLRTPRALVPTPEGKWLAVVLRESFDAIESTLAQMRQPAEATTATLSCSPSFAMSWLTPRLGDFFRQYPRTGLRVFGEFHTLDRTRMVRDGIEAAVRFDLGLYPDLNATVFLDEWLIPVASPDFLARHPTIHTPEDLRSDWLLHDSSAWEGAETYEEWQHWFTQRGATPPPWAGGQQFNLSQLALGAALAGQGIAMGRAALVLQDVKAGRLVPLLGRSVLSRAAYSFVTSSHPSPAMQQVRDWLEEEAKRFCTEREMLLPAVQGP from the coding sequence ATGGATATTCGACTCTCCCCTTCCCTGCTGGCCTGGCTGCGCAGCTTTGATGCCGCTGCACGCCATGGCAGCTTCACCAAAGCTGCTGCAGAGCTGTGCATCACCCAGGGTGCGGTCAGCCAACAGGTGAAGCAACTGGAAGAATGGCTGCGTCGTCCGTTGTTTTTGCGCACGCCGCGGGCCCTGGTTCCCACACCCGAGGGCAAATGGCTGGCGGTGGTGCTGCGCGAAAGCTTTGACGCCATTGAAAGCACGCTGGCGCAAATGCGCCAGCCGGCAGAGGCCACCACCGCGACGCTGAGTTGCTCCCCCTCGTTCGCCATGAGCTGGCTCACTCCTCGGCTGGGCGACTTCTTTCGCCAATACCCTCGCACCGGGCTGCGCGTGTTTGGCGAATTCCATACGCTGGACCGCACCCGCATGGTGCGCGACGGCATCGAAGCAGCCGTGCGGTTTGACCTGGGCCTGTATCCCGACCTGAATGCCACGGTGTTTCTGGACGAATGGCTCATTCCCGTGGCCAGCCCTGACTTCCTGGCACGCCATCCCACCATCCATACCCCCGAAGACCTGCGCAGCGACTGGCTGCTGCACGACAGCAGCGCATGGGAAGGCGCCGAGACCTACGAAGAATGGCAACACTGGTTCACCCAAAGGGGTGCCACGCCGCCCCCATGGGCGGGCGGGCAGCAATTCAACCTGTCGCAACTGGCCCTGGGGGCGGCGCTGGCCGGACAAGGCATTGCCATGGGCCGCGCGGCGCTGGTACTGCAAGACGTGAAGGCTGGTCGGCTCGTGCCGCTGCTGGGCCGCAGCGTGCTGTCTCGCGCCGCCTACTCGTTTGTCACCTCCAGCCACCCCAGCCCCGCCATGCAGCAGGTGCGCGATTGGCTGGAAGAAGAAGCCAAGCGCTTTTGCACTGAGCGGGAGATGCTGCTGCCTGCGGTGCAGGGACCATGA
- a CDS encoding phytanoyl-CoA dioxygenase family protein: MPHLKRSWSRWMAARAGAQLGHDTDYHRTMLVLSALGVGLEQTMQYVLHEAPDFAAFEDWIVRTAGQPHPATIARIWALVLGEPVPREVWELHQAIDAMPPVLSAADLEQWNDQGYVVVQGAVSPTQSAEAAQVVWDTVGAADDDEASWYAKAPRNIMVQRFQHPAFETNRRSLRIHKAFAQLWGTADLWRSTDRCGFNVPERPDHLFQATGLHWDVSLQQPIPFCTQGILYLTDTPPEQGALRVVPRFQHSVGDWLSSLPSGADPRSQDLQALGAQRIGGKAGDLVIWHQALPHGASPNHGKLPRLVQYINMFTADVPIQSVWL; this comes from the coding sequence GTGCCTCACCTCAAACGCAGTTGGTCGCGCTGGATGGCTGCTCGCGCGGGCGCACAGCTAGGACACGATACGGACTACCACCGCACCATGCTGGTGTTGTCGGCGCTGGGCGTGGGCCTGGAGCAGACCATGCAATACGTGCTGCACGAGGCACCGGATTTTGCGGCGTTTGAAGACTGGATCGTCCGCACAGCGGGCCAGCCGCACCCTGCCACCATCGCGCGCATCTGGGCGCTGGTGCTGGGCGAGCCGGTGCCCCGCGAAGTCTGGGAGCTGCACCAAGCGATTGACGCCATGCCTCCCGTGCTCAGCGCTGCCGATTTGGAGCAATGGAATGATCAGGGCTACGTCGTGGTCCAAGGGGCCGTTTCGCCCACACAGAGTGCCGAAGCAGCCCAGGTGGTTTGGGACACCGTGGGGGCCGCAGACGACGATGAGGCATCCTGGTATGCCAAGGCACCTCGCAACATCATGGTGCAGCGATTCCAGCACCCTGCGTTTGAAACCAACCGGCGCTCACTGCGTATCCACAAGGCATTTGCGCAGCTGTGGGGTACTGCGGACCTGTGGCGCAGCACAGACCGCTGCGGTTTCAATGTTCCTGAGCGGCCAGACCATCTATTTCAAGCCACAGGCCTGCACTGGGATGTGAGCCTGCAACAGCCGATTCCGTTTTGCACCCAAGGTATCTTGTACCTGACCGACACCCCACCCGAGCAAGGGGCGCTGCGCGTTGTGCCCAGATTTCAGCACTCTGTCGGAGACTGGCTTAGCAGCCTCCCTTCAGGCGCCGACCCCAGATCGCAGGACCTGCAGGCTCTGGGCGCGCAACGCATTGGGGGCAAGGCCGGTGATTTGGTCATCTGGCACCAGGCTTTGCCCCATGGTGCCAGCCCCAATCACGGCAAACTGCCGCGCTTGGTGCAATACATCAATATGTTCACTGCAGACGTGCCCATTCAGAGCGTCTGGCTTTGA
- a CDS encoding DUF6150 family protein, giving the protein MAQILVVKYESQADAKVFEAPYESQADLAVLEVPYEQQATGDAVWHLVNYESQATFKIFKVKYEAQADLRIFKVKYLEQAGWRVQEHKLQGTLGK; this is encoded by the coding sequence ATGGCGCAAATACTGGTTGTGAAATACGAAAGCCAAGCCGATGCCAAGGTGTTTGAGGCTCCCTATGAAAGCCAGGCGGATCTGGCGGTGCTGGAAGTACCCTACGAGCAGCAAGCCACGGGCGACGCCGTATGGCATCTGGTGAACTACGAAAGCCAGGCGACCTTCAAGATCTTCAAGGTCAAATACGAGGCACAGGCCGATTTGCGCATCTTCAAGGTGAAGTACCTTGAGCAAGCAGGCTGGCGGGTGCAAGAGCACAAGCTGCAAGGCACCTTGGGTAAGTAA
- a CDS encoding chromate transporter, with amino-acid sequence MPFMTEAADASARPQPRNCSDLFWSFTWLALQGFGGVLAVVQRELVDKKRWMTNEEFVEDWAVAQIMPGPNVVNLSIMIGERYFGWRGALAALAGMLAFPMVLVLALAVVYAQFADHPAVAGALRGMGAVAAGLIAGMGLKLSSTLKKHPLGLWVCVGLAALTVVAMAVLRWPLFWTLPTVGLLACVLTWRKLTP; translated from the coding sequence ATGCCATTTATGACCGAAGCCGCCGACGCCAGCGCACGCCCACAGCCCCGCAACTGCTCTGACCTGTTTTGGTCCTTCACCTGGCTGGCGCTGCAAGGCTTTGGCGGCGTGCTGGCCGTGGTGCAACGCGAGCTGGTCGACAAAAAGCGCTGGATGACCAACGAAGAGTTTGTCGAAGACTGGGCCGTGGCGCAGATCATGCCGGGCCCCAATGTGGTGAACCTCTCCATCATGATTGGCGAGCGCTACTTTGGCTGGCGCGGTGCACTGGCGGCGCTGGCGGGCATGCTGGCGTTTCCGATGGTGCTGGTGCTGGCCCTGGCCGTGGTCTATGCGCAGTTTGCCGATCACCCTGCGGTGGCTGGCGCGCTGCGCGGCATGGGCGCGGTGGCGGCTGGGCTGATTGCAGGCATGGGCCTGAAGCTTTCGTCCACGCTGAAAAAGCACCCCCTGGGCTTGTGGGTGTGCGTGGGGTTGGCGGCCCTCACGGTGGTGGCCATGGCGGTGCTGCGCTGGCCCCTGTTCTGGACACTGCCCACCGTGGGCTTGCTGGCCTGTGTGTTGACCTGGAGAAAGCTCACCCCATGA
- a CDS encoding chromate transporter: MTSTAPALAALSALDWFHLFMYYMSLSLLAVGGAISTAPDMHRFLVDRNAWLTDTQFNTSIAIAQAAPGPNVLFIALLGWNVGLNAGGPGMMGWALGLLGIVVCMVGVMLPSSVLTWQATRWGHRNRNRRSVRAFKQGMAPVVIGLLLATAWVLTRTQGSSLHNWPLWALTAMAALLVWRTKLHLLWMLGAGALLGAMGLV; this comes from the coding sequence ATGACATCCACCGCACCCGCCTTGGCCGCGCTGTCTGCGCTCGACTGGTTTCACCTGTTCATGTACTACATGTCCCTGTCGTTGCTGGCCGTGGGGGGCGCCATCAGCACAGCGCCAGACATGCACCGCTTTTTGGTAGACCGCAACGCCTGGCTCACCGACACGCAGTTCAACACCTCCATCGCCATTGCCCAGGCCGCGCCCGGCCCCAATGTGCTGTTCATCGCCCTGCTGGGCTGGAACGTGGGCCTGAACGCAGGCGGCCCGGGCATGATGGGCTGGGCCCTGGGCCTGCTGGGCATTGTGGTGTGCATGGTGGGCGTGATGTTGCCCAGCAGCGTGCTGACCTGGCAGGCCACGCGCTGGGGCCACCGCAATCGCAACCGGCGCAGCGTGCGGGCCTTTAAACAAGGCATGGCACCGGTGGTGATTGGTTTGCTGCTGGCCACCGCCTGGGTGCTGACACGCACCCAGGGTTCGTCACTGCACAACTGGCCCTTGTGGGCCCTGACCGCCATGGCCGCCCTGCTGGTGTGGCGCACCAAGCTCCACTTGCTGTGGATGCTGGGGGCCGGTGCGCTGCTGGGCGCCATGGGCTTGGTGTAG
- a CDS encoding ABC transporter substrate-binding protein, with amino-acid sequence MSRRQFLLRATQAVAAAGLPAWSHSVLAAEEALSAKHVTLGCSIALTGPLGIAGSEQVAGMKAAFAEVNAAGGVHGREIRLDVKDDAYVASRTAQNVTGMLEAQSIFALISPLGTANTAAILPMVESKGIPTVGPVTGATSLRSAEQRNVFFLRPSYREESLRLVKQVVEMGLKRIAVVYLDNPFGKEVLKDMSKALDDAKVERSGEFALAVDGKNAAELADKVAADRPGAVLLATTGTANTAFVLAFRTKAQGVPLAGLSVAVVSSELPKLAAASRGLALVQVFPDANSQKSVVVRKFQSTMKATGANPAHFTSTSSLEGWLNAQVMIEGLKNAGKEPTRDRLRSGLASIRALSFGDFSVGFGGKAPFVGSDALYLAVYAENARRIS; translated from the coding sequence ATGAGTCGTCGTCAATTTCTTTTGCGAGCCACCCAAGCTGTGGCTGCTGCGGGTTTGCCCGCCTGGTCTCACTCCGTTCTGGCGGCAGAAGAGGCCCTGTCTGCCAAGCATGTCACGCTGGGTTGCTCCATCGCACTCACCGGCCCGCTGGGCATTGCAGGCTCTGAGCAAGTGGCAGGCATGAAAGCCGCCTTTGCCGAGGTGAACGCCGCAGGCGGCGTGCATGGCCGTGAAATTCGCCTGGATGTGAAGGATGACGCCTATGTGGCCAGCCGCACCGCACAGAACGTGACGGGCATGCTGGAAGCGCAGTCCATCTTCGCCCTGATTTCGCCCTTGGGCACGGCCAACACGGCTGCCATTTTGCCCATGGTGGAAAGCAAGGGCATTCCCACAGTGGGGCCGGTGACGGGCGCTACATCGCTGCGCTCGGCCGAGCAGCGCAACGTGTTTTTCCTGCGCCCGAGCTACCGCGAAGAATCCCTGCGCCTGGTCAAGCAAGTGGTGGAGATGGGCCTCAAGCGCATTGCCGTGGTGTACCTGGACAACCCTTTTGGTAAGGAAGTGCTCAAGGACATGTCCAAGGCGCTGGACGATGCCAAGGTCGAACGTTCGGGTGAATTTGCCCTGGCGGTCGATGGCAAAAATGCGGCTGAGCTGGCCGACAAAGTGGCCGCAGACCGCCCCGGTGCGGTGCTGCTGGCCACCACGGGCACGGCCAATACGGCGTTTGTGCTGGCGTTTCGCACCAAGGCCCAGGGCGTGCCGTTGGCTGGGTTGTCTGTGGCCGTGGTGTCGTCCGAGCTGCCCAAGCTGGCTGCCGCCAGCCGTGGATTGGCTCTGGTGCAGGTGTTTCCGGACGCCAATTCGCAAAAATCAGTCGTGGTGCGCAAGTTCCAGTCCACCATGAAGGCCACCGGCGCCAACCCCGCTCACTTCACCAGCACCAGCAGCCTGGAAGGCTGGCTGAACGCACAAGTGATGATCGAGGGCCTGAAAAACGCGGGCAAGGAGCCCACCCGGGACCGCCTGCGCAGCGGCTTGGCCAGTATCCGCGCGCTGTCGTTTGGCGACTTCAGTGTGGGCTTTGGCGGCAAAGCGCCTTTTGTGGGCTCTGACGCGCTTTACCTGGCTGTTTACGCAGAAAACGCCCGCCGCATCAGCTAA
- the rlmB gene encoding 23S rRNA (guanosine(2251)-2'-O)-methyltransferase RlmB encodes MSSPKVLFGFHAVGVRLKTAPQSIIEIYYESTRRDARMRQFLDRAKEAGARLIEADSVRIAKLAGSHGHQGVAARVEPVAQVTSLDELLENLEAAGIEQPLLLVLDGVTDPHNLGACLRVADGAGAHAVIAPKDHAVGINATVAKVASGAAETMPYFMVTNLARTLGELKERNIWCIGTSDDAPKTVYQVDLKGPVALVLGAEGDGMRQLTRKTCDELVSIPMKGAVESLNVSVASGVCLYEALRQRSL; translated from the coding sequence ATGTCCTCCCCCAAAGTTCTTTTCGGCTTTCACGCCGTAGGTGTGCGCCTGAAGACGGCGCCCCAATCCATCATCGAGATTTATTACGAGTCCACACGCCGTGACGCGCGCATGCGTCAGTTTCTGGACCGTGCCAAGGAAGCCGGTGCCCGCCTGATCGAAGCCGACAGCGTCCGCATCGCCAAGCTCGCGGGCAGCCACGGCCACCAGGGTGTGGCTGCGCGGGTGGAACCCGTGGCGCAGGTGACCTCGCTGGACGAACTGCTGGAGAACCTGGAAGCTGCAGGCATCGAGCAGCCTCTGCTGCTGGTGCTGGACGGCGTGACCGACCCGCACAACCTGGGCGCCTGCCTGCGCGTGGCCGATGGCGCTGGAGCCCATGCCGTCATCGCCCCCAAAGACCATGCGGTGGGCATCAACGCCACCGTGGCCAAGGTGGCCAGCGGGGCGGCAGAGACCATGCCTTACTTCATGGTCACCAACCTGGCCCGCACGCTGGGCGAGCTCAAGGAGCGCAACATCTGGTGCATTGGCACCAGTGACGATGCGCCCAAGACCGTGTACCAAGTCGACCTCAAGGGCCCCGTGGCCCTGGTGCTGGGGGCCGAGGGCGACGGCATGCGCCAGCTCACCCGCAAGACCTGCGATGAGCTGGTCAGCATTCCCATGAAGGGGGCGGTGGAGAGCCTGAACGTGTCTGTAGCCAGTGGGGTGTGCCTGTACGAGGCACTGCGCCAGCGATCGCTTTGA
- a CDS encoding ABC transporter ATP-binding protein, with amino-acid sequence MSESPSSPVTPIIAVEHVFKSVTDSTGTLDILRDIDFRLASRETAAIVGASGSGKSTLLSIIAGLDTPTRGTVRLDGHDLFALDEDDRAALRAQKVGFVFQSFQLMGNLTALENVMLPLELAERRDARKAATEMLQRVGLGQRLGHYPKVLSGGEQQRVALARAFVVQPALLLADEPTGSLDFATGESIMQLMFELNREQGTTLVLVTHDRGIAAQCERRITIDAGRVVED; translated from the coding sequence ATGTCCGAATCCCCCTCATCGCCCGTGACACCCATTATTGCGGTGGAGCATGTGTTCAAGTCGGTGACGGATTCCACCGGCACACTCGACATTTTGCGGGATATCGATTTCCGCCTGGCGTCCAGGGAAACCGCGGCCATCGTGGGCGCGTCGGGTTCGGGCAAGAGCACCTTGCTGTCCATCATTGCCGGGCTGGACACCCCCACGCGGGGCACCGTGCGGCTGGACGGCCACGATCTGTTCGCGCTGGACGAGGACGACCGTGCCGCGCTGCGGGCGCAAAAGGTTGGGTTCGTATTTCAGAGCTTTCAGCTCATGGGCAACCTCACGGCGCTGGAGAACGTGATGCTGCCGCTGGAGTTGGCCGAGCGCCGCGATGCCCGCAAGGCCGCCACCGAGATGCTGCAGCGCGTGGGCCTGGGGCAACGGCTGGGGCACTACCCCAAGGTGCTCTCGGGCGGTGAGCAGCAGCGCGTGGCCTTGGCCCGTGCGTTTGTGGTGCAACCGGCCTTGCTGCTGGCCGACGAACCCACGGGCAGCCTGGACTTCGCCACGGGCGAATCCATCATGCAGCTGATGTTTGAGCTCAACCGCGAGCAGGGAACGACACTGGTGCTGGTGACCCACGACCGGGGGATTGCCGCGCAGTGCGAGCGGCGGATCACCATCGACGCCGGGCGGGTGGTTGAGGATTGA
- a CDS encoding arylesterase — protein sequence MGISSPGVFAQGAPKAAAGKPAVILVVGDSLSAEYGLPRGSGWVALLEKQLAQEKINAKVINASVSGETTSGGRSRITALLQQHQPSQVVIELGGNDALRGLPLQNTQDNLGFMAQSAQKAGAKVLLIGMQVPPNYGTDYANRFAAVFEGVAKAHKAAVVPFFLKGVADGADPTRLFQADRIHPKAEAHPQMLANVWPELKKLLR from the coding sequence ATGGGGATTTCCAGCCCGGGGGTTTTTGCCCAAGGCGCCCCCAAAGCGGCGGCAGGCAAGCCCGCCGTGATTTTGGTGGTGGGAGACTCATTGAGTGCGGAATACGGCCTGCCACGCGGCAGCGGCTGGGTGGCCCTGCTGGAAAAGCAATTGGCGCAAGAGAAGATCAACGCCAAGGTCATCAATGCAAGCGTGAGCGGTGAGACCACCTCGGGCGGCCGCTCGCGCATTACTGCACTGCTGCAACAGCACCAGCCCAGCCAGGTGGTGATTGAGCTGGGCGGCAACGATGCGCTGCGTGGCCTGCCGCTGCAAAACACACAAGACAACCTGGGCTTCATGGCCCAATCGGCCCAAAAAGCCGGGGCCAAGGTGCTGTTGATTGGCATGCAGGTGCCGCCCAACTACGGCACCGACTATGCCAACCGCTTTGCAGCGGTGTTTGAGGGGGTGGCCAAGGCGCACAAAGCGGCGGTGGTGCCGTTCTTTCTCAAAGGGGTGGCCGATGGCGCAGACCCTACGCGCTTGTTTCAGGCCGACCGCATCCACCCCAAGGCCGAGGCCCATCCACAGATGCTGGCCAATGTGTGGCCAGAGCTTAAAAAGCTGCTGCGCTGA
- a CDS encoding PLP-dependent transferase — translation MRGMKQEDRAPDISTQIVHHRYQPPADFAAPQPGVFKASTVIFPNVAAMRSREWKDKTGYTYGLHGTPTTFTLEERLCTLEGGHECVLVPSGLAAIASVNLALLKTGDEVLIPDNAYGPGKDFAAVELARYGISHAFYDPLDPEDLARRISASTRLVWLEAPGSVTMEFPDLCEQVRICRARGVAMALDNTWGAGLAFAPFDLLGDGSLGVDISAHALTKYPSGGGDVLMGSVMTRSAALHMKIKLTHMRLGLGVGLNDVEAVLRSLPSVALRYAAHDRSARELATWLQSQPAIAQVLHPALPGSHGHAHWQALCGGAQAGQGAAAGLFSVMVDARYSQAQVDAFCDALQLFKLGYSWGGPMSLVVPYHLRSMRERGTPHLQPGTLVRFAIGLEAAEDLRQDLLQALAVMERTAHAG, via the coding sequence ATGCGCGGCATGAAGCAAGAAGACCGCGCCCCTGATATTTCCACCCAGATCGTTCACCACCGCTACCAGCCGCCCGCAGATTTTGCGGCCCCCCAGCCGGGGGTGTTCAAGGCCTCTACCGTGATTTTCCCCAACGTGGCTGCCATGCGCAGCCGCGAGTGGAAGGACAAGACGGGCTACACCTACGGCCTGCACGGCACCCCCACCACCTTCACTTTGGAAGAGCGCTTGTGCACCCTGGAAGGCGGGCACGAATGCGTGCTGGTGCCCAGTGGGCTGGCTGCCATTGCCTCGGTGAATCTGGCGTTGCTCAAGACGGGCGACGAGGTGCTGATCCCGGACAACGCTTACGGGCCAGGCAAGGATTTCGCGGCCGTCGAGCTGGCACGCTACGGCATTTCGCATGCGTTTTACGATCCACTGGACCCTGAGGACCTGGCCCGGCGCATCTCTGCTTCGACACGCCTGGTGTGGCTGGAAGCCCCAGGGTCTGTGACCATGGAGTTCCCGGACCTGTGCGAACAGGTGCGTATTTGCCGGGCCCGGGGCGTGGCCATGGCGCTCGACAACACTTGGGGCGCGGGGCTGGCTTTTGCGCCGTTTGATTTGCTGGGGGATGGCAGCCTGGGGGTTGATATCTCGGCGCATGCGCTGACCAAGTACCCCAGTGGCGGGGGCGATGTGTTGATGGGCAGCGTCATGACCCGCTCGGCGGCTTTGCACATGAAGATCAAGCTCACCCACATGCGCCTGGGGCTGGGGGTGGGGCTGAACGATGTGGAGGCCGTTTTGCGCTCGCTGCCCAGCGTGGCGTTGCGCTATGCCGCCCACGACCGCTCTGCGCGTGAACTGGCCACCTGGCTTCAGTCGCAACCGGCCATTGCGCAGGTGCTGCACCCGGCGCTGCCTGGCTCGCACGGCCATGCCCACTGGCAGGCCTTGTGTGGCGGAGCCCAGGCGGGGCAGGGCGCTGCGGCGGGCTTGTTCAGCGTGATGGTGGACGCCCGCTACAGCCAAGCCCAGGTGGATGCTTTCTGCGATGCTTTGCAGCTGTTCAAGCTGGGCTACAGCTGGGGCGGCCCTATGAGCCTGGTGGTGCCTTACCACCTGCGCAGCATGCGTGAGAGGGGCACGCCCCATCTGCAACCTGGCACGCTGGTGCGGTTTGCGATTGGGCTGGAGGCTGCCGAAGATTTGCGCCAGGACCTGCTTCAAGCCCTGGCGGTGATGGAGCGCACTGCGCACGCAGGTTGA
- a CDS encoding BON domain-containing protein — protein sequence MGVTSKATRVASMLAVSALALGLMACSKTEEPTVGQRLDSAVEKTEQAAADARAKTEAAMQKAEVQVEKGAERAEVAAKDLGDSAKQAANSAMEKVDDASITAQVSAGLAKDPDLSAIKINVDTQGGAVTLNGPAPSLAAKDRAQTIAKSVKGVTSVTNLLVVSAG from the coding sequence ATGGGTGTGACTTCCAAAGCCACCCGCGTGGCGTCGATGTTGGCTGTCAGCGCTCTGGCCTTGGGCCTGATGGCCTGCAGCAAAACCGAAGAGCCCACCGTGGGCCAACGCCTGGATTCCGCCGTAGAAAAGACAGAGCAAGCCGCCGCCGATGCCCGAGCCAAGACCGAAGCCGCCATGCAAAAGGCCGAAGTGCAAGTGGAAAAGGGCGCTGAACGGGCCGAAGTGGCAGCGAAGGACCTGGGTGATTCGGCCAAGCAAGCCGCCAACTCCGCGATGGAGAAGGTGGACGATGCTTCCATCACGGCCCAAGTGTCTGCGGGGCTGGCCAAAGACCCTGATCTGAGCGCCATCAAGATCAATGTGGACACACAGGGGGGCGCCGTCACACTGAATGGTCCCGCCCCCAGCTTGGCCGCCAAGGACCGCGCCCAAACCATTGCCAAGAGCGTCAAGGGCGTGACTTCAGTGACCAACCTGCTGGTGGTTTCCGCAGGGTGA